A single Rhodothermales bacterium DNA region contains:
- a CDS encoding M1 family metallopeptidase has translation MPHFSLRMAFALCLLFVANANAQFTRQDSLRGSITPERAWWDLVYYHLDVSVDPAGRTVSGTNTVAYRVLAPGQRMQIDLQPPMRIESATQNGAPLPFERDGNVYYIDLKEPQALDALNEVAIRFGGIPKEAVRPPWDGGLTWRADNRGNPFVATSCQGIGASIWWPTKDHMYDEPDSMLISVTVPDSLVGVSNGRLRSVDPPKNGTRTYHWFVDNPISNYGVNANVGDYVHWSDTYPGEKGDLSLEYYVLRDNLDKARTQFAQVPGMIEAFEHWFGPYPFYEDGYKLVEVPYLGMEHQSSVTYGNRYGNGYLGNDLSGTGWGLKFDFIIVHESGHEWFANNITYKDVADMWVHEGFTAYSENLYLDYHYGKKASADYVIGTRGRIQNDRPIIGTYGVNHAGSGDMYYKGANMLHTIRTLIGDDEKWRQILRGLNATFYHQTVTTQQIEHYIVDQSGLDLQPVFDQYLRDTRIPTLEYRWEDGNTLAYRWAEVIDGFAMPVALSVEGQTYSVRPTSAWQTQRTLSRGDVEVDRNYYVETRGVAR, from the coding sequence ATGCCGCATTTTTCCCTCCGCATGGCGTTCGCGCTGTGCCTCCTTTTCGTCGCAAACGCCAACGCCCAGTTCACCCGGCAAGACTCGCTCAGGGGTTCGATCACCCCGGAGCGCGCATGGTGGGATCTGGTCTATTATCACCTCGACGTCAGCGTCGACCCCGCCGGCCGCACCGTCTCCGGCACCAACACCGTCGCCTACCGCGTGCTGGCCCCCGGCCAGCGGATGCAGATCGACCTCCAGCCGCCCATGCGGATCGAGTCCGCCACCCAGAACGGCGCCCCCCTGCCCTTCGAGCGCGACGGCAACGTGTACTACATCGACCTCAAGGAACCCCAGGCACTGGACGCCCTGAACGAGGTCGCCATCCGCTTCGGCGGCATACCGAAGGAAGCCGTCCGGCCACCATGGGACGGCGGCCTCACCTGGCGCGCGGATAACCGCGGCAACCCGTTTGTCGCCACCTCCTGTCAGGGCATCGGCGCCAGCATCTGGTGGCCCACCAAGGACCACATGTACGACGAGCCGGATAGCATGCTGATCAGCGTGACCGTCCCGGATTCGCTGGTGGGCGTCAGCAACGGCCGGCTCCGCAGCGTCGATCCCCCTAAAAACGGCACCCGGACCTACCACTGGTTCGTCGACAACCCCATCAGCAACTACGGCGTGAACGCCAACGTGGGCGACTACGTGCACTGGTCAGACACCTACCCCGGCGAGAAGGGCGATCTGAGCCTCGAGTACTACGTGCTCCGCGACAACCTCGACAAGGCGCGCACCCAGTTCGCCCAGGTGCCGGGCATGATCGAGGCCTTCGAGCACTGGTTCGGCCCCTATCCGTTTTATGAAGACGGGTATAAACTCGTCGAGGTGCCTTATCTCGGGATGGAACACCAGAGCTCCGTCACGTACGGCAATCGCTATGGCAACGGCTATCTCGGCAACGACCTCAGCGGCACGGGATGGGGGTTGAAGTTCGATTTCATCATCGTCCACGAATCCGGCCACGAATGGTTCGCCAACAACATCACCTACAAGGATGTGGCCGACATGTGGGTGCACGAGGGGTTCACCGCCTACTCCGAGAATCTGTACCTCGACTACCACTACGGCAAAAAGGCCAGCGCCGACTATGTCATCGGTACGCGGGGACGGATCCAGAACGACCGCCCCATCATCGGCACGTACGGCGTCAACCACGCCGGCTCCGGCGACATGTACTACAAGGGCGCGAACATGCTGCACACGATTCGCACCCTGATCGGGGACGACGAGAAATGGCGCCAGATCCTGCGGGGGCTGAACGCCACCTTCTATCACCAGACCGTCACCACACAGCAGATCGAGCACTACATCGTCGACCAGAGCGGCCTCGACCTCCAGCCGGTCTTCGATCAATACCTCCGCGATACCCGCATCCCGACCCTCGAATACCGATGGGAGGATGGTAACACGCTGGCGTATCGCTGGGCCGAGGTCATCGACGGCTTTGCGATGCCCGTCGCGCTCAGCGTCGAGGGCCAGACCTATTCCGTGCGTCCGACGTCCGCGTGGCAGACCCAGCGCACCCTTTCGCGTGGCGATGTCGAAGTCGACCGCAATTACTACGTCGAGACCCGCGGCGTCGCCCGCTGA